The following coding sequences are from one Canis lupus baileyi chromosome 19, mCanLup2.hap1, whole genome shotgun sequence window:
- the LOC140611436 gene encoding olfactory receptor 7C1-like gives MKSGNQTHASEFLLLGFSEKSEIQFMLFGLFLSIYLVSFTGNLLIILAICSDSRLHTPMYFFLANLSFADICFTSTTVPKMLVNIQTQSKTITYEGCLSQIFFFFVFGCLDNLLLTVMAYDRFVAICHPPHYSLIMNPQLCGLLALGSWCISVMGSLFETLTLLRLPFCTNMEISHFFCDLPEVLKLACSDTLINNIVVYFVTIVLGVFPLSGILFSYSQIFSSILRISSTADKYKAFSTCGSHLSVVCLFYGTSLGDYLSSAATTSSRTSLVASVMYAIVTPMLNPFIYSLRNGDMKGALGRLVPLSIRTITGLS, from the coding sequence ATGAAATCAGGAAATCAAACACATGCTTCAGAATTTCTCCTCCTGGGATTTTCAGAGAAGTCAGAGATTCAGTTCATGCTCTTTGGGTTGTTCCTGTCCATATACTTGGTCTCGTTCACTGGGAATCTGCTCATCATCCTGGCCATCTGCTCAGACTCCCGTCTCCACACacccatgtatttcttccttgCCAACTTGTCCTTTGCTGACATCTGTTTCACCTCCACCACAGTCCCCAAGATGCTGGTGAACATCCAGACTCAGAGCAAAACCATAACATATGAAGGATGTCTCagccagatattttttttctttgtgtttggatGCCTGGACAATTTACTCCTGACcgtgatggcctatgaccgctttGTGGCCATCTGTCACCCCCCGCACTACTCACTCATCATGAACCCGCAGCTCTGTGGGTTgctggccctggggtcctggtgcATCAGTGTAATGGGCTCCCTTTTCGAGACCTTGACCCTTTTGAGGCTACCCTTCTGCACAAACATGGAAATATCACACTTTTTTTGTGATCTTCCTGAAGTCTTGAAGCTTGCCTGTTCTGACACCCTTATCAATAACATAGTGGTGTATTTTGTGACTATTGTCCTAGgtgtttttcctctctctgggatccttttttcttattctcagaTTTTCTCCTCCATCTTGAGAATTTCCTCAACTGCAGATAAGTACAAAGCCTTTTCCACATGTGGGTCTCATCTCTCAGTGGTCTGCTTGTTCTATGGCACAAGCCTAGGGGACTACCTCAGTTCTGCAGCAACTACATCCTCCAGGACAAGTCTGGTGGCCTCAGTGATGTACGCCATTGTCACCCCTATGCTGAACCCCTTCATCTACAGCTTGAGGAATGGGGACATGAAGGGGGCCCTGGGTAGGTTGGTGCCTCTCAGCATCAGGACCATTACAGGACTCTCCTGA